attattatTGTAAATGGTTAAAAATTGTTATGGATTTATCACTATCCACATACGCTTTGCTTGGTTACAACTTTgatactatatatatgttaggtCCATACAAATTTGGcaggatatatatatagtagtaatAGTACAAGCGAGCTCCACATCTaccattttattttcttgtgaCAGTTCACAGTGTCTTCCCTTTTCTCTCAAGCACCTAATTTTCTAAATTCTAAAAATGGAGAAAGATCGAGAAGTCAAACTCACTCAGATGAAGGAATACATTCAGGGACAAGGATCTTCGGTAGAGGTAATTACTTAATCTAAATTtgctaattaattaatcatgtatatatatatttatctttttacatatgatatatgattactTCGTTATCCGTTTGTGTgtaatgtacatatatatttttcatgtcaTCAACACAATATCAATGTGGATTATTACATCAGTTCATGTCGACCCGAAATAAATCTCCACATAACTAATACAAGTAAATTAACCATTACCAAAAATCATAATGCAACTTTTGTTTCTCCAACTTGTAAAATGGAAATTATTTGGGTAACCTAGTGTGGATTAAATGGGTAAAATATTTGaagtatgtttggcaaaactagCTGATAGCCGGTAGCTCGTGGTAGCTGGAAGCTAGTAGTTGTAAGAAAGCTGAAAATGTTCAAAAAGTGGACAAGAATATTTATGCTTATAGTTTTGCATTATATGttaatcaattatatatgtCCGGATTTTGTGTAATATGTAGAAGTATGGAGATCCAACACTAGAGAGGTTCTTGGTAGCAAGATCCATGGATCCAAAGAAAGCTGCAAAGATGTTCGTTACATGGCAAAAATGGAGGGCTTCTTTTGTACCACTAGGGATCATTCCCGATTCTGAAGTTCTCGACGAATTGAAACCTAAAAAGATCCTTCTTCAGGGATTGTCCAAGACCGGACGTCCTGTTACGATTCTTCTCGCTAGGAAGCATTATCCTTCTAAAGATCAGCACCAATTCAAGAGTAACTTTTTTGCTCTCataattttctaattaataattatactaGTCATTTTTTAATCTTACAAACCGGGCTAACGAGCATTTTATATTGACTTCAATCAAGATCAAGATAATATGTATGTCTTACACATCTAAGTTATAACTTTTACTTCTTATCGAAAATGCAGAATATATTGTCCATGCCCTTGACAAAGTAATTGCAAGGTATgtcatttttaaattatatgcagtagtttaattaaaatacttcCCCTGTAGCACAtctttaaaatacaaaataaaatgcTGTTCATGACATCGTTTCAGTGGAATTAGAGGCAAAGAAATTGGAAACGAGAAGATGATTGTGATTATTGATCTGCAACAGATAAATTACAAGAACGTCGATGCTCATGGGTTGATATCCGGATTTCAGTTTTTACAGgtaaaaaaatcatcttttaaatgttcttttcaatattatttcttttaaatgttCTTCTCAATTACAActcttctttcttttgaaatggtGAAACTAATTAGTACTATTGAAACTTCGGATAGGCCTACTACCCAGAACGCTTAGAACGATTATACATATTAAATATGCCTCGGTTCTTCGTCAAAGTTTGGAAGATGATATCTTATTTCATTGAGAAACCTACATTGGACaaggtaaatatatatttataaatcaaacttttcgaataattttcaaagtaaaaaagGTCACTATTTGAACTCTTAATTAATTGTCGGTCGATATAGATTGTTATTGTAACAAACGATGAACAAAGACAACGCTTCATTGTGGAAGTCGGGAAAGAGGTGTTACCCGAAGACATTGGTGGTGAAGCGAAGCTTGTTGCGCTTCAAGAGGTCGAAGCGCCTCCGCTTGAGTGTTAGATCGATCGACAAGGCTGTTGGTAACTAAATAAATTTGTAACATGGCTTGCATTTTATATCAACTTGGTTACCTTCATGATGAGTTTTgttacaattaaaaaacaagttGGTTAGCTTCTTCACCTTAAATACATAATAAGTTTGTCGCCATGACTATTTTCAAATTGAAACATTTCAGTCTGCACTATAACATTATTCTGTTACATACATCTTTTATTATTTAGGTTTTACTAGTATTTATTGGATAGATTATAGACTAGTTTTATGGTCTACTTAATTGGGCAGTAGTTATTGCTTGTTTATAGTTGTTCCAACCAAACTTGTTGAAAAACTTAATTGAACATGATCATAAACTTACattgagttttttatttttatttttgatataagctatatacaataattaattgctattgttatactatatagttGTGACTAAGTAAAGTTAGGGCTTATTATTTGAAAATCAGTTTTAGAAAACGATCACACAACCAAAGTATGCGATTTTGGCGCAAAAGCAACCGTTAGAACTTGATCGACGACCAAGATTCACTTGGATTTTGATCGAACGATTACCTAAAACTATAATTAATACATACAGATGGGACTAAAagccaaaaatataaaaaagttgagattgaatgttaaaaaaaaaataataataaaaaaaataaaaataaaaaaataaaagatgagattgagatgAAACTTAATGATTTGGACCACTAAAGTAACTCCTATTAATTTGGTCTAGTAAAGGTGGCCATCGCATAATAAGCCCAAACACATTAAGTACTCTAACATACACCACATGTTTTCCTCATATACCtcaaaacaaacttaaaatcCATAGCACATATAATATTCTAGATTCATGACGCATCGAGTCATTGACACATACgctacaaataatattataagtatTCACATTTTTAGTGTGaaatttattaaaagaatttGTCATGTTTTTATATGTCTAAAGTTATTtgaactaaaagtgtgtataagTTTATTCACACTAATAATTGTGCTATTCTATaagtgttggagtgtgatcattttattataaatcgcatatCCGAGAATAATTTAaacctacggggtcacacgaaatgacacggtaacttgataatattatttgatatattaaagtaatatattaattagtttgatcacgaaatgattaattaaacataattaaaaggttAATTGTAGTTTGATCACAAAATGTATATTGCatgttttcaaaagttaaatttataataaaacataaataaatagatataaatctCATCTATTTCAAATTAGACAAATAATCTTTGTATTAAAAGGTGAATAATTGCttttctaaaagaaaaagaaaaggtgtgtcacaccccaccttaggcggaatcgtaggatatgacgaaaagatatagcaatagcacatggactttataatagagtcatactaaatgaaatccaaatattTGTGATTCCCACTagcgggataagtctaggcaacacggcTCAAATAACAAAAGAAATGTAGCAAGGAGTCCATGAatgatctctttattggtcttcctaaagccCATATGCTCAGTCTCCTTAAGCATtattattacctgaaaatgaatgctcgaaaatgtcaacataatgttggtgagttcgtaggtttataGGAATATAAATGaatttgctgtgcatgataaatgaggtttggacaatagtgtaaatataaacatgtaatagcatgtatgcataccaatactgatcaatgccatcatagttatccaacaacataaACTCACCACTacttgccaacaactcaatcacatcacttgccaacaactcaatcacacattgttataccaacaaactaccagctggagtatatagttggtTATTTGTTATCATTGTTATCCATTGCCATAAATTGTCTTCAATGGATATtgacagacatctattgcatcatgaAGTCAACGCAAacaagctaacatacacatttcataagtaCACGTATATGTCCAATAAAGCAAACTAGTTTTcgcacagctagtaaagaaataaaaatgttttgagcatcattttcctcCAAAGAAATAGTATAAAAaagggccacgaaactcacctcaacaatcaagtagttatgcaaagtccaacaaggtcgctagaatctacataACATATATGTGAACAAGTTataattatggacatggtcaagaactgtccattgtaacccgtatttgatgatatacatatatgtggctactttcaaaatattcccaactgatttgtcatatattattaagttacaagttacataacttaatatagagtatttgttttaatgaattATGATTGAATTCTATAAACTCttattcactgaaatttttggtaactttatctattttttattaggatgaaacgaacaattcaagctttcaaattttaactactgtaaccttagagtgttttaaacttacatgaatttttacttaatttatttcgcacgttaactatttttaaaaattccataatcacagactagtcagaaaattcactgtttgcttgcagaaaagttttataaaaattaagggccttcgaagcttaaaaaaaaatccaaatttttactgtatcctcttaacatcttaaaaatgtttctagaaaaaaaaaataatcttctagttcataaaatcgaccaagatatgactgtttgaagtcgacctaaatctgttcggaaaactcagctttgcacagttttgttataaaattcgtttgacaaccttaaacttcatattttgacacgaatcCACTTCCaacagaaagtagacttcctgaacctaattttagacaccaaaaatgtgacttaaccatcttccatgaccaagatacgacctttcaaagttaacaaaccgaatctgtccagattctgaaacaCTCACACACACTTTTTGAAGCTCATCCCTACTCAAAACAATTATCTAGACTTCCAAACTCCACAAAAACTTATATAGATCGGTcgttaatatatgtttataattatataactttCCAGATTGCCTTTACGACTTGTCAAACATTTAAGTTCATGACAGCACACaattttataacaatatggCTTTTACCATGCTCCATCGATTCCataatttatttactaattaatcatacttttaatatataaaaatcttatattatcttttgaaatttagccatatatatacactcatCAAATTGATTAcaaatattatacataaatataatatatatatatatatatatatattaaaaggtaGAGATTAAGAATTTTACCACCAAAGTTGATGATCACTCCTTAAAATAcctttacaaaataaaaatagaaatatctTATAAGAATTTTAccatagatttatatatatataagatattttaaaataataatgaaaattacTTAAACTTACCAAAAATTGCTTGACAAAGTGATGATTAAAATTGCTTTGATGCTATATACTCGTTCGACGGCAGGAGCACAAGTTCAAGTGTTATTGTTTTGTTTagggtatttagtttatatttattattatggagATAAGATATTTGAGTTTGTTCATATCTAGACTTAGTCCATTCTAAGAATTTTAGTAAGATTGATATTCCTTTTTGACCGACATTCGATGGTATTCTCACTCGTTACATACTCCCTTGTATTTAGTTTAGTACATGTATCATAAGGATACTTAGTTATCCATATATTTAATTCATGAAGTTATAGTTATCCTTATTATTGTAACATGACTAATATGGGAATTTAAATCCCTGTTGTTGGTCGAACCAAGCTAACAGGAGGTTACATACCATATTTTTGATatagtatttttattatatatgatctTGTTAGTCttagattaatttttttcatataataatttagtattatcattattattaattcaaCACAAATAGCTATTGTAATTCACTCGGATGTTCATAGACTTCATCGTACTACTAAGTAGTATATAACGATTTATTAATGTCTAGAAATAaaatgactaacaactacacatctagaaattacggggatagttttagtcatctacgtttagaaagatcaaatatctcaatcctaaactatttaaatccaagtaatagaaatcccatattggaaatgatcaccacatttctatgtttgttatactatataggcatattgactagttAAGAAATTTAGAATGTATGTTaaagactataataaattaccagttttggtgacggatgttaTAAGGTGGAAGttgtttatagtttttattttttgtatttgtggCTTATGTAGTTTGATAGCTAGTGTCTTACACAGATGTAAGGTTAAAGGGAGTGGGACTTCCTTAATGAACATAAGTGAATGTAGCCAAACACATTagaacattaaaaaaaagaactgTGACATACGCAATGATAGGTATACTACTTGTATTACGCTAGTCTTGTGATAAGAATTAAACACGCCGTATAAAAAGTGGACTTcatgaatttatatttaaatttacaagTCCCTTGAACCATTGTATTATGCAATTTGATATTTGACTTTGGTTATTATTTGAGCTTATtgcactaaaaaaaaataacaaaaaaaaaaaaaatccaaaacacTTAAAATTTCCTTTTGTTTTGATATGTTATACATGACTTTTTAAAACACATGCCTATCGATCAATAAGTTATGTCAATTGACAAGCacttcttttacatttttcttgTTATCGTTTGACCAGTATGTTAATTGTAAAATTGATTTGTCCATTGACCCTAAAAGGGCGTTTGCTTCGCAGaatatttttgaagaaaatgaaatcTATTAAAGTAAATGAAATTTAAAGCAATCAGAATTGGAAAGTAGTAAAACTTGTtgtgtgtttggttgacagaattcaaCGGAACTAATAAATCTGaattaaaattataacaaataacaaaattatcctctattaaatttttataatgtcttaataaaatataaataataacaagtatcatctataataataataacaataataataataattataattataatacaaatcaaaataacaaaagttatattaaattaaaaaaatcataaaaaattaatatatataataatatttattaatatattaacaaaaaatagaaataagaacaaaaattaataaataaaatgtcaataataataaataaaataataataatgataaataactaaaagtattaaatattaataatgataaaatataaataataaattttaataataacaaaatttaacaaaatatagtatttatattaataaatataactaaataaGTAATAtcttgataaaattaataatataataaataaaaatgttaataataatataataataatgataagttattaaaaataataaatattaataataataattacgacaaaaataatatatttactaaataataataggaataaataatattaataaaaataataaaaaagtaataaaattaattgtaaaaaaataaagtttttcaccattataagaaaataataatagttattaatataataattacataaaaaattaaaaactaataaaataaaataaagtaataataatgtaattcaTACTGCTGCCCTGctgctactactactactaataataataataataataataataataataataataatagtaataataataacaacaacaacttaggAAGGATATTTTAGTCAGGTACTCCCTTCGTCCCATATTAAGTattttagtttgactttttgagtctcttactttcaactttgaccgtaaatatctttgtctGTGTTACATaatacttgatataacatatatgaattgattgagttttaaatatactttttgttgatataactttcatcaattaatatataacacaaacaaatatatctaCAGTCAAAGTCAGAAGAAAAAAACTTGATCAGTCAAAATACGACAATTAAATTgtgacggagggagtatatgaATTCCGatggaattcaaaactttcCTTGGCATATGTGAAggaatttttaaatttcatgcttttaaggaatttaaTGGAATGTTTTAGattccaatttcatcaaatatcCAATCAAACATGAAAaagaatggaattaaaattctaATTAATTCCTTCCAACCAAACACCCCATAATTCTTTTAAGTGCAAGATAAGATGAGTGGGTATTATTAACACAAATGATGGTAAGAATATCTTACACAAACTTAACATTAGGCATGTCTTACTTTTTACTactaaaatgaaaaagaaagtgttcaaaaatgtaatcataaaattaatattagGCATGTCTTGCTTTTTACTACTAAAAGGGAAAATAAAGAGTTCAAAAATGTACTCATAAACTTAATATTAGGCATGTCTTACTTTTTACtctagaaaaaaaagaaaagaaaaagagttcGAAAATGTACTTTTTACTCATTTGTTTGCCATCCAGCATGCTAACTTTCCCCTTTGACTTCGGAATTTGTCTTCTACTCATCTCTGTCGTTGATCATTTTTGCCTGCTCAATTTTCTTATTTGACGTCTCTATATATAACTCATATATCTATTTTTCCATTCCCAAAATccccaaaaaaacaaaatggacCAAGATGATCAACTACTCAAACTGACCCAGATGAAAAAACTTGTTCAGAAACTTGGGTGTTCAACTGAGGTAAGTAATTCAtcataaagtttcaaactttgaGTACAAAGTTcatgtgttttttaaaaaaaatgttttctttttgtattttgtagAAATATGGAGACCCTACTTTAGTGAGATTCTTGATTGCAAGATCCATGGATCCAAATAAGGCTGCAAAGATGTTTGTTTCTTGGCAAAAATGGAGAACTTCTTTTGTTCCATTGGGTTATATTCCTGATTCACAAGTAGTTGATCAACTTGCTGACAAAAAGATTTACTTACAAGGTTTATGTAAAGATGGATACCCTGTTATGATTGTTAAAGCTAGCAACCATTATCCTGCTAAAGATCAGCTACAATTCAAgagtatttttttcttttatttaactttattttttaatttataaaatactatTCTGTTTAAGCATTTTGTTCATACTTGATTAAGGATGTGTGATTTCATAGGGATTAGTGAGAACTGGAATAGGGCTAAAGTTTCctactttcatatattttttttttgtcattcatGTAACTGAACTACAGTCCCGGGTTAAGTAACCCGGGTTTTTCAGTGATAGACCATAAAACTATGTTACCATTTAGTGCCTTTAATCAAGTCACACAAATATTCCACTTGTATTTCTTTTGGTCATTCATGTCATTGAACTTATGAAAACGGTTACCAAGTGACCCATTCAACCGTTTTCATAAGTTCAATGACATAAAagtactttactttacttttatgtCATTTAACTTATGAAAACGGTTGAACGGGTCACTTGGTAACCAGGGTTAGGGACCTTTTAGTATCCGTTTTGTCCGGTGACCAGAATGACCAAAAAAAGAGTATGTTACACAAACACAATAGTTCTCCAAAGTAATTGTAGATATGAAATCATAATGAGTTTGTAATGCACATCTATAacaaggttttgtattttgggaTTGAAAGTCATGCAaagattgttttcatttttagtaGGAAATCAAGGGTAGTAATTtaaactatatgtatataatatagtatgacatcaatacatttttatatatagctAAAAGGTTATGCTGGTTTAGGATTTTGTGAATGACCTTATGGGCCAAAAAGTATCTAGCTTGGTAAAAGGATGTGTTATTCTACTCTGTGCTTTGTTAATTCAGTTTTTGTCTTCATTTGGTATCTTGTTAACTGATTATCCCATTCATTGGCCTTTAAAAGGTTGTTTATCTATCAGGCTTTGTCTTCAGTTAGTTCATTTGATTGGGACaaattatggtttaaaatacTTACTGTCCTTATCAAAATTCctttttttgatttgttgttacatttttaatcattattCGTATTTTAATCAACATTTTTCTATTGTATCTTAATCTGATTGTCGATAATATGCATTATTTATTGCATTACGTCTGAGTTAGGTTTATAGAATATGACCTAATAATAATTGGGTAACATAGTTAGATAATGTAACTTATTGAGTTTGTTTAGTCTGATGACGTGTCTCTTCTAACAGAAAGATTTAGACATAAGAACTCCAGAGTTGACTCTCTTGAGTTGACTTTGGCTTGAAGAAGTACTACTTGCATGTTAAGATCGATCTGTAGTTCACTTTTGGAAGCTAAATAAGATACTTTTGAGCTTTAAAGTTGTCACGAAACTTTGTATTTCGGCATAAAGATTTGACATGTAGAACTTACACAAAGTGATACTAGTAAGAACCTTCATTTACGAATATACAATTTTTAATTGGAAAGATAAGATTTTTGAATATTTAGATAACACATAAACATTTGTTAGATTCTTCATTCATTCTTTTTAAAACATGATGTTTAGATGATATACAACGGAGTCAACACATTGTCTTATACTCGATacgatatatatttatactcaaTTACTAGACATAGTTGTATGGCTAATGCATCAAGTAAATTTAAGCTGGTACAAACCTGATACTCTTTTATTCCTTCTTAATAACAGGATTCATTGCTCATCTGCTTGACAAAACAATTGCAAGGTGatgcttttatttatatattaaaatgaatGATATTTGATGTGTGATTTTATTGAGTAGTTAGTAGAGGGATGTCATCTTTTAGTATATGGTTCTTAGCTAAACTaagataaattatatataactttatcaGACTGTTTTTCTGCTTGTCTTCTTATCCCAAACTGTTTACTTAATTTGATAAATCTTGGTTTGCTCATTTCAGCGGctttaaaggaaaagaaatagGAAATGAGAAGCTGGTTGGTGTTCTTGATTTAGATCAATTAGCTTACAAAAATGTTGATGCCCGTGG
The sequence above is drawn from the Erigeron canadensis isolate Cc75 chromosome 4, C_canadensis_v1, whole genome shotgun sequence genome and encodes:
- the LOC122596149 gene encoding CRAL-TRIO domain-containing protein YKL091C-like — translated: MEKDREVKLTQMKEYIQGQGSSVEKYGDPTLERFLVARSMDPKKAAKMFVTWQKWRASFVPLGIIPDSEVLDELKPKKILLQGLSKTGRPVTILLARKHYPSKDQHQFKKYIVHALDKVIASGIRGKEIGNEKMIVIIDLQQINYKNVDAHGLISGFQFLQAYYPERLERLYILNMPRFFVKVWKMISYFIEKPTLDKIVIVTNDEQRQRFIVEVGKEVLPEDIGGEAKLVALQEVEAPPLEC
- the LOC122595754 gene encoding sec14 cytosolic factor-like, producing the protein MDQDDQLLKLTQMKKLVQKLGCSTEKYGDPTLVRFLIARSMDPNKAAKMFVSWQKWRTSFVPLGYIPDSQVVDQLADKKIYLQGLCKDGYPVMIVKASNHYPAKDQLQFKRFIAHLLDKTIASGFKGKEIGNEKLVGVLDLDQLAYKNVDARGLITGFQFLQAYYPERLAKCYILNMPWFFVSVWKMVSRFLDKATLEKILIVSDEEGKSQFVREVGEDVLPEEFGGKAKLVALQDVVLPPLED